Proteins found in one Diorhabda carinulata isolate Delta chromosome 11, icDioCari1.1, whole genome shotgun sequence genomic segment:
- the LOC130899529 gene encoding sestrin homolog isoform X2, producing the protein MGYHKTYLDHFLKTQNFILKGDGPLPFDYRHYIAIMAAGRHQCSYLISLQKQEFLLQGGDPNWLKGLAHIPAKLRNLNDINKILAHRPWLLNKSHIEKLTKGKNSWSLAEVVHAIVILAHFHSLSSFVFSCGLNQEIDQLTSGYQYNSDSTSTAKTNNKTKPKDISIVDKTVEPSTTPPSPTEPEVGINTLMQRMKTLSEQQQECKPEELAKRFENIETQSAEIGAVGSQPQSTPADISCYVEDASFMYIDFAKRLDSQDITTFRVQDYSWDDHGYSLVNRLYNDVGNLLDDKFRTAYNLTYYTMGTRTDVDTTRFRRAIWYYIQCLFGIRHDDYDYGEINALLERALKAFIKSATCYPDRVTKKEYDRVLREFHYSEKVHVNLMVLESRMQAELLYALRTVNRYMTN; encoded by the exons ATGGGATACCACAAAACATATTTGGACCATTTTTTAAAGACTCAAAATTTCATCTTAAAAGGTGATGGACCACTACCCTTCGACTACAGACATTATATTGCAATTATG GCTGCAGGAAGGCATCAGTGTAGCTATTTAATATCATTACAAAAGCAGGAATTTCTTCTTCAGGGAGGAGATCCCAATTGGTTGAAAGGACTTGCTCACATACCTGCTAAGTTACGAAACCTGaatgatatcaataaaattctGGCGCATCGACCTTGGTTATTGAATAAGTCTCATATTGAG AAATTAACTAAGGGTAAAAATAGTTGGTCACTAGCCGAAGTAGTTCATGCAATAGTGATTTTGGCCCATTTCCATTCACTATCGAGCTTCGTATTTTCGTGTGGACTCAACCAAGAAATAGATCAACTAACCTCGGGTTACCAATACAACAGTGATAGTACGTCTACAGCTAAAACGAATAATAAAACCAAACCCAAAGATATATCAATTGTGGATAAAACTGTAG AACCATCCACCACTCCGCCATCCCCTACAGAACCAGAAGTTGGAATAAATACTCTTATGCAACGTATGAAGACTTTATCTGAACAACAACAAGAGTGCAAACCCGAAGAATTAGCTAAAAGATTTGAGAATATTGAAACGCAATCAGCAGAAATAGGTGCCGTTGGGTCACAACCCCAATCTACACCGGCAGATATAAGTTGTTATGTAGAAGATGCCAGTTTTATGTACATAGATTTTGCCAAACGGTTAGACTCACAAGATATAACCACCTTTAGAGTACAAGATTACTCTTGGGATGACCATGGATATTCGCTTGTTAACCG actGTACAACGATGTTGGAAATCTTCTAGATGACAAATTTAGGACTGCATATAACCTAACATATTACACTATGGGAACCCGTACCGACGTAGATACGACAAGATTTCGTAGGGCTATTTGGTATTATATTCAATGCCTTTTTGGAATACGTCACGATGATTATGATTATGGAGAAATAAATGCTTTATTGGAAAGAGCTTTAAAAGCATTTATAAAAAGTGCTACTTGTTATCCAGACAGAGTTACAAAGAAAGAATATGATAGGGTTCTTAGAGAGTTTCACTACAGTGAAAAG GTTCATGTAAATCTAATGGTTCTTGAATCAAGAATGCAGGCTGAATTATTATATGCTCTAAGAACAGTGAATCGATACATGACAAACTAA
- the LOC130899529 gene encoding sestrin homolog isoform X1 yields MGQIPQNTHAIFVDAFLQNNRLDHVSQVMGYHKTYLDHFLKTQNFILKGDGPLPFDYRHYIAIMAAGRHQCSYLISLQKQEFLLQGGDPNWLKGLAHIPAKLRNLNDINKILAHRPWLLNKSHIEKLTKGKNSWSLAEVVHAIVILAHFHSLSSFVFSCGLNQEIDQLTSGYQYNSDSTSTAKTNNKTKPKDISIVDKTVEPSTTPPSPTEPEVGINTLMQRMKTLSEQQQECKPEELAKRFENIETQSAEIGAVGSQPQSTPADISCYVEDASFMYIDFAKRLDSQDITTFRVQDYSWDDHGYSLVNRLYNDVGNLLDDKFRTAYNLTYYTMGTRTDVDTTRFRRAIWYYIQCLFGIRHDDYDYGEINALLERALKAFIKSATCYPDRVTKKEYDRVLREFHYSEKVHVNLMVLESRMQAELLYALRTVNRYMTN; encoded by the exons aCACATGCGATATTCGTGGATGCCTTTCTACAAAACAACCGTTTGGACCACGTTAGTCAAGTCATGGGATACCACAAAACATATTTGGACCATTTTTTAAAGACTCAAAATTTCATCTTAAAAGGTGATGGACCACTACCCTTCGACTACAGACATTATATTGCAATTATG GCTGCAGGAAGGCATCAGTGTAGCTATTTAATATCATTACAAAAGCAGGAATTTCTTCTTCAGGGAGGAGATCCCAATTGGTTGAAAGGACTTGCTCACATACCTGCTAAGTTACGAAACCTGaatgatatcaataaaattctGGCGCATCGACCTTGGTTATTGAATAAGTCTCATATTGAG AAATTAACTAAGGGTAAAAATAGTTGGTCACTAGCCGAAGTAGTTCATGCAATAGTGATTTTGGCCCATTTCCATTCACTATCGAGCTTCGTATTTTCGTGTGGACTCAACCAAGAAATAGATCAACTAACCTCGGGTTACCAATACAACAGTGATAGTACGTCTACAGCTAAAACGAATAATAAAACCAAACCCAAAGATATATCAATTGTGGATAAAACTGTAG AACCATCCACCACTCCGCCATCCCCTACAGAACCAGAAGTTGGAATAAATACTCTTATGCAACGTATGAAGACTTTATCTGAACAACAACAAGAGTGCAAACCCGAAGAATTAGCTAAAAGATTTGAGAATATTGAAACGCAATCAGCAGAAATAGGTGCCGTTGGGTCACAACCCCAATCTACACCGGCAGATATAAGTTGTTATGTAGAAGATGCCAGTTTTATGTACATAGATTTTGCCAAACGGTTAGACTCACAAGATATAACCACCTTTAGAGTACAAGATTACTCTTGGGATGACCATGGATATTCGCTTGTTAACCG actGTACAACGATGTTGGAAATCTTCTAGATGACAAATTTAGGACTGCATATAACCTAACATATTACACTATGGGAACCCGTACCGACGTAGATACGACAAGATTTCGTAGGGCTATTTGGTATTATATTCAATGCCTTTTTGGAATACGTCACGATGATTATGATTATGGAGAAATAAATGCTTTATTGGAAAGAGCTTTAAAAGCATTTATAAAAAGTGCTACTTGTTATCCAGACAGAGTTACAAAGAAAGAATATGATAGGGTTCTTAGAGAGTTTCACTACAGTGAAAAG GTTCATGTAAATCTAATGGTTCTTGAATCAAGAATGCAGGCTGAATTATTATATGCTCTAAGAACAGTGAATCGATACATGACAAACTAA
- the LOC130899531 gene encoding zinc finger protein ZFP2-like — MTSVENPKYEELCRLCATKTEVYLGINIFEHEGTIRQLSKKIDSCLPVQVLETDELPKMICDACLYKLELFTDFRERSVRTEKLLLELYKELSNCIENGQQPCLVPITSNELIMVQHHLQSISDMELPSLPHNQEIIMTPDVNSHSLESIVSSSLSNTDFSNQTFSAQETAIADSNSDTKFEDNLTLMQDHQLLTDQFRLQQDLQLENASIPLLNDFKEASNHPTPHRFDLQVKLEEHNIRLQFEQSKVLVNQISIKTDSEAYRQDDSSSNSINSLHIEKQANGIDQANSLSDKQIFDLNTTSSDSLLVMANDIDNFFCNICSKNFDQRDDFDLHYLEHFHRCGGCKTVFTNLEVLNSHKKICCVQEKFLNSVVKSSSKVKSVNDWTSEDSENEGGINMIKEENKFEETKNINQLSNNNDNAATQSTEKRRQKSGDKLCKVCGKMYSTNYKLGEHMRKHTGEKPFKCGSCDKAFRSRIGLAQHEAKHTGHYELSCPTCGKGFQCKSYLMVHQRVHSNIKPFPCTTCGQNFKTKQSLLDHTNRHLGVKPHICDICGKGFITPGLCRAHKKIHSGQDNRKYSCDVCDKMFVSKSYLQTHQRIHTGEKPFMCEVCGKGFLTRVDLKIHLTMHTGEKSFVCEMCGKAFARRDALRCHRRSHTGERPYSCDLCGQTFTQFTPMAIHKRLHTGERPYSCETCGKAFVSRSTMMSHAKKHV; from the exons ATGACTTCTgtggaaaatccaaaatatgaagaattatGTAGGCTCTGTGCAACTAAAACTGAGGTTTACTTAGGCATAAACATATTTGAGCATGAGGGTACAATTCGACAATTGAGTAAAAAGATAGATTCCTGTCTTCCAGTTCAG GTTCTGGAGACGGATGAATTGCCTAAGATGATCTGTGATGCATGTCTGTACAAGTTGGAATTATTTACTGATTTTCGAGAACGTTCAGTTCGTACTGAAAAACTATTACTAGAATTATATAAAGAATTATCAAACTGCATAGAAAATGGTCAACAACCATGTTTAGTTCCAATTACTAGTAATGAACTGATAATGGTACAGCATCATCTACAGAGCATCTCTGATATGGAACTACCTTCATTACCACATAACCAAGAAATAATTATGACACCTGATGTAAATTCGCATTCTTTAGAGAGTATCGTGAGTAGTAGTTTAAGTAACACTGATTTTTCCAATCAAACATTTAGTGCACAGGAAACTGCCATTGCAGATTCAAATTCAGATACTAAATTTGAAGATAACCTGACATTAATGCAAGATCATCAATTATTGACTGATCAGTTTAGATTGCAGCAAGACTTACAACTTGAAAATGCCTCTATTCCCTTACTCAATGAT TTTAAAGAAGCTTCAAATCATCCAACCCCACACAGATTTGATTTACAAGTTAAATTGGAAGAACATAACATCAGATTGCAATTTGAACAAAGCAAAGTGTTAGTGAATCAAATCTCCATCAAAACAGATAGCGAAGCATATAGGCAAGATGATAGTTCCAGTAACAGTATAAATTCCTTACACATAGAAAAGCAAGCAAACGGAATTGATCAAGCAAATTCGTTAAGtgataaacaaatttttgactTGAATACCACCAGTAGTGACTCTCTTCTAGTCATGGCTAATGACatagataattttttctgtaacaTTTGTAGTAAAAATTTCGATCAAAGAGATGATTTTGATTTGCATTATTTGGAACATTTTCACAGATGTGGAGGGTGTAAGACTGTTTTCACTAATTTGGAAGTTCTTAATAGCCATAAGAAAATTTGCTGTGTACAAGAAAAA tttcttaatTCCGTGGTTAAATCAAGTAGTAAAGTGAAATCTGTTAATGATTGGACAAGTGAAGATAGTGAAAATGAAGGaggaataaatatgataaaagagGAAAATAAGTTtgaagaaactaaaaatattaatcaattaagtaataataatgataacgCTGCAACACAAAGTACTGAAAAAAGACGTCAAAAAAGTGGCGACAAG CTTTGTAAAGTTTGTGGCAAAATGTATTCAACTAACTATAAATTAGGTGAACATATGAGAAAGCATACTGGAGAAAAACCTTTTAAATGTGGATCATGTGATAAAGCATTTAGATCAAGAATTGGATTAGCTCAACATGAAGCTAAACATACtg gtcACTATGAGTTGTCTTGTCCAACATGTGGCAAGGGGTTCCAATGTAAAAGTTATTTGATGGTACACCAGAGAGTTCATTCTAATATCAAGCCATTTCCTTGTACAACATGTggacaaaattttaaaacaaaacagtCACTTTTAGATCACACAAACAGGCATTTAGGAGTTAAACCTCATATCTGTGATATATGTGGAAAAGGATTCATCACACCag GTCTTTGCAGAGCACATAAAAAGATTCACTCTGGTCAAGATAATCGAAAATATTCTTGTGATGTATGCGATAAAATGTTTGTATCAAAAAGCTATTTGCAAACACATCAACGTATCCATACTGGCGAGAAACCCTTCATGTGTGAAGTATGTGGAAAAGGTTTTTTAACACGTGtcgatttgaaaattcatttaacaATGCATActggagaaaaatcttttgtgTGCGAGATGTGTGGAAAAGCATTTGCTAGAAGAGATGCTTTGAGATGTCATCGAAGATCACATACAGGAGAACGACCCTATAG ttgtGATTTATGTGGACAGACTTTTACTCAATTTACACCGATGGCTATTCACAAACGATTGCATACTGGAGAACGACCATATTCATGTGAAACTTGTGGGAAAGCTTTCGTATCGAGGTCTACGATGATGTCTCATGCCAAAAAACATGTGTGA
- the LOC130899532 gene encoding hypoxia-inducible factor 1-alpha inhibitor-like: protein MSEEQKSWDSSQLRNYDIELEQIPRYHFQDPKVDEIISKNQPVLITGSKLVKSAEEKWNLDYLEKHLGKSTYTVFLSKNHNFKYFDEKKIYSKSNPKGVEFKPPTQRLEMNIHEFMKKLKDWKKGDDRLYLQQTLNSTVGPSIVEDYLKFDWHFVADKKNKHMWGELTSNVLFISMEGNVTPCHYDEQQNLFAQILGYKRCILFPPDQFECLYPHPVYHPHDRQSMVNFDNPNFTKHPKFKNIKGCETVVGPGDVLYIPIYWWHHIESLLHGGPTITVNFWYKGGPTNLQYPLQDHQKVSIMRNVEKMLLEVLQDPQEIGPLLRAMVLGRYTDP, encoded by the exons ATGTCTGAGGAACAAAAATCATGGGATTCTAGTCAGTTGAGGAACTATGATATTGAGTTGGAGCAGATACCACGATATCATTTTCAAGATCCAAAAGTTGAtgaaataataagtaaaaat CAACCGGTTCTTATAACTGGCTCAAAACTGGTTAAATCTGCCGAAGAAAAATGGAACTTAGATTATTTGGAGAAACATTTGGGCAAATCAACCTATACTgtattcttatcaaaaaatcataattttaaatatttcgacgaaaagaaaatttatagtaaaaGCAACCCAAAAGGAGTAGAATTCAAACCTCCCACCCAAAGATTGGAAATGAACATTCAcgaattcatgaaaaaattgaaagattggAAAAAAGGGGATGACAG ACTATATCTTCAGCAAACTTTAAATTCTACAGTTGGTCCGAGCATAGTTGAAgactatttaaaatttgattggCATTTTGTAGCagataaaaagaataaacatATGTGGGGTGAATTGAcatcaaatgttttatttatttctatggaAGGGAATGTTACACCTTGCCATTATGATGAACAACAAAATCTGTTTGCTCAAATTTTAGgatataaaagatgtatattATTCCCCCCTGACCAGTTTGAATGTTTGTATCCTCATCCTGTTTACCATCCTCACGACCGACAAAGTATG GTAAATTTTGATAATCCAAATTTCACCAAACatccaaaattcaaaaacattaaAGGCTGTGAAACAGTAGTTGGACCTGGAGATGTTCTTTATATCCCTATATATTGGTGGCATCATATTGAATCCTTACTTCATGGAGGGCCTACTATAACAGTGAATTTTTGGTATAAA GGTGGACCTACTAATTTGCAATATCCTTTACAAGATCATCAAAAAGTATCaattatgagaaatgttgaaaaaatgttattggaAGTATTACAGGATCCACAGGAAATAGGGCCACTATTGAGGGCTATGGTGTTAGGAAGATATACAGATCCTTAA